From one Ochrobactrum vermis genomic stretch:
- a CDS encoding DUF5086 domain-containing protein, whose translation MSKLLRPFVSLAVFGVLAVTPVLAQEQQESIVLSVSPKMVRWADVYKVRPERADDPYYHVRVIERQKDWKVWQFNELAFHMAVTPKALQASRIDKKVKIYSYKDVEIRSAYHRWLDEPATRSEVPVCDVDILSCIKKLPPQQTRSRPCKV comes from the coding sequence ATGTCGAAACTATTGAGACCTTTCGTTTCTCTGGCAGTTTTTGGCGTTCTCGCTGTCACTCCAGTTTTGGCCCAGGAACAGCAGGAAAGCATCGTCTTATCCGTTTCACCGAAAATGGTGCGGTGGGCCGACGTCTATAAAGTACGACCGGAGCGAGCAGATGATCCTTATTATCATGTACGGGTCATTGAGCGGCAAAAGGACTGGAAAGTCTGGCAGTTCAATGAGCTTGCCTTTCATATGGCCGTAACCCCGAAAGCGCTGCAGGCGAGCCGCATCGACAAGAAGGTGAAAATCTACAGTTATAAGGACGTGGAGATTCGTAGCGCGTATCATCGGTGGCTGGATGAGCCAGCAACACGGTCCGAAGTTCCCGTTTGCGATGTTGATATTCTAAGCTGCATTAAAAAATTACCACCGCAACAAACGAGGAGCCGTCCATGCAAGGTTTGA
- a CDS encoding NADH:flavin oxidoreductase has protein sequence MYQQASNSVKNDPLLQPLKLKHLELRNRIMSTSHACGLEVNGMPLEAYQRYHEEKAKGGIALSMFGGSSNIDIDSPNVFRQLNVGTDDIIPHFQQFAERMHRHGAALMCQITHLGRRGESYGGDRLAMIAPSPLRETLHRSIPREMDENDINRVVKAFATAALRCKEGGLDGIETHAGGHMIGQFLSPISNRRTDHFGGSLENRMRFPLMVHEAIRKAVGDDFVVGIRMAVDEGPDGGMGFEESLKVAQALRDIGGIDFFNAIYGMMDTTRGLAEDAMPGMGSPLAPWVEPVGRFRQELDIPVFHAARISDAASARYAIREGKMDMAGMTRAQIADPYLASKIASGRESEIRPCVGATHCQSPHRPACLHNPATGRETVLSQVFAKTENGKRKIVVVGGGPAGLEAARICAERGHEVSLFEAASDFGGQLLLGAKGSWRGDLMGIVEWRVAELHRLGVSLQTNAYLDENEIRSLNPDVVLLATGGMPQIDLLHGSDLCVSTWDILAGQSKLSGEVLVVDGTGRHPAPLAAEKAIDLGAKVQFVTIDAQICEELTYAERVRWKKLFLKFGLYPKTETRLTAVHRQDNRLVATLVNDINRDTETVVIDHVVVEQGSVPSNEVFEALRSSSSNNGVTDLRTMVDAKPQPVRDRPGFELHRIGDALASRNVHSAMLDAIRICSPL, from the coding sequence ATGTACCAGCAAGCCTCCAACAGTGTCAAAAATGACCCACTGCTACAGCCGCTGAAACTCAAGCACCTTGAACTTCGCAACCGCATCATGAGCACCAGCCATGCGTGCGGACTGGAAGTCAATGGAATGCCGCTTGAAGCTTATCAACGATATCACGAAGAAAAGGCCAAGGGCGGAATAGCGTTGTCGATGTTCGGTGGATCGTCCAATATTGATATCGATTCCCCGAATGTTTTTCGACAATTGAATGTGGGAACAGACGACATCATTCCTCATTTTCAACAATTTGCCGAGCGTATGCACCGCCACGGTGCAGCGCTCATGTGCCAGATCACCCATCTGGGCCGGCGCGGGGAAAGCTATGGTGGCGACAGGTTGGCGATGATTGCGCCATCCCCCCTCCGGGAGACGCTTCATCGTAGTATACCCAGAGAAATGGATGAGAACGATATTAATCGTGTTGTGAAGGCATTTGCCACGGCGGCACTGCGATGTAAGGAGGGAGGACTGGACGGCATCGAGACCCATGCCGGTGGGCACATGATCGGACAATTCCTGTCACCGATTTCAAACCGCAGAACCGATCACTTCGGTGGATCGCTTGAAAACCGTATGCGCTTTCCGCTGATGGTGCATGAGGCGATCAGGAAGGCCGTAGGCGATGATTTCGTCGTTGGTATTCGCATGGCCGTCGATGAGGGGCCCGATGGCGGGATGGGTTTTGAGGAATCCCTGAAAGTCGCGCAGGCACTTCGCGATATTGGCGGGATCGATTTCTTCAATGCGATCTACGGCATGATGGACACGACCCGTGGACTTGCCGAAGACGCTATGCCTGGAATGGGATCGCCACTCGCACCGTGGGTCGAGCCGGTTGGGCGCTTCCGCCAAGAACTCGACATTCCGGTATTCCATGCTGCGCGCATTTCGGATGCGGCTTCCGCGCGATACGCTATCCGTGAAGGCAAAATGGATATGGCGGGCATGACAAGAGCACAGATCGCAGATCCATACCTTGCTAGTAAAATCGCGTCGGGACGTGAAAGCGAAATCCGGCCATGCGTAGGGGCCACGCATTGCCAGTCGCCGCATCGTCCTGCTTGCCTTCATAATCCGGCAACAGGAAGAGAGACGGTCCTGTCTCAAGTTTTTGCGAAAACAGAGAACGGCAAACGTAAAATCGTCGTGGTTGGCGGGGGGCCGGCAGGCCTTGAGGCTGCCAGAATATGCGCCGAACGTGGTCATGAGGTCTCGTTGTTTGAAGCGGCGTCCGATTTCGGCGGTCAGCTTCTTCTTGGGGCGAAAGGATCGTGGCGCGGTGATCTCATGGGCATCGTGGAGTGGCGGGTAGCCGAACTCCATCGTCTTGGCGTGTCGCTTCAAACAAACGCCTATCTCGATGAAAATGAGATCCGATCGCTGAACCCAGATGTTGTTTTGTTGGCAACGGGCGGCATGCCGCAAATCGATCTTCTGCATGGAAGCGATCTGTGCGTTTCGACCTGGGATATCCTTGCTGGCCAGTCCAAGCTATCGGGTGAAGTGCTGGTCGTCGATGGTACCGGACGACATCCAGCTCCCTTGGCAGCTGAGAAGGCGATTGATCTGGGCGCCAAGGTCCAGTTTGTCACGATTGATGCCCAAATCTGCGAAGAGCTGACTTATGCCGAACGGGTTCGCTGGAAAAAGCTCTTTCTAAAATTCGGTCTGTATCCCAAAACTGAAACGCGTTTGACGGCAGTCCATCGCCAGGACAATCGCTTGGTCGCAACGCTTGTGAACGACATTAACCGAGATACAGAAACGGTTGTGATTGATCATGTTGTTGTGGAGCAGGGGAGCGTGCCATCCAACGAAGTTTTTGAGGCTCTTCGATCCAGTTCTTCGAACAATGGTGTGACCGATCTGCGCACCATGGTTGACGCAAAGCCCCAACCTGTCCGCGACAGACCCGGGTTTGAGCTTCATCGGATAGGAGATGCTCTGGCCAGTCGGAACGTTCACTCCGCGATGTTGGACGCAATAAGAATATGCAGTCCGCTTTGA
- a CDS encoding amino acid ABC transporter permease, whose product MNRRAFTIVPSQYGVAAFSTAFSLRYGIILFAVFFGSLCIAYAQTTNAETPTAVETLFGWIPFILRGFLLNLYMSFLAMALATVLGIFLGLMQISLFRPVSTVARLVTHLLRNSPWLVILFITMYMMPEDFRLPGGIVIPFPGWMKATVAFALPVMGNISEIVRGAVRSIPSGQWESAESLGFTRVQTLWNIILPQSFRRSIPPWMNWYALLTLSTPMASIFSVRESVANAQAAMEASGGRPEFLFPFYLFLLCLFFAYIYPIALLTRKLEKRYAA is encoded by the coding sequence ATGAATAGGCGCGCTTTCACAATCGTTCCTTCGCAATATGGAGTAGCGGCCTTTTCTACCGCGTTTTCTTTGCGATACGGAATTATTCTCTTCGCAGTGTTTTTCGGGTCGCTGTGCATCGCTTATGCACAAACAACGAATGCCGAAACGCCAACAGCAGTCGAGACACTTTTCGGTTGGATTCCCTTTATCTTGCGTGGCTTTTTGCTGAACCTCTATATGAGTTTTCTAGCGATGGCTTTGGCGACAGTTCTCGGAATCTTTCTGGGTCTGATGCAGATCAGTTTGTTCAGGCCGGTAAGCACCGTGGCCCGTCTGGTAACGCATCTGCTTAGAAACTCGCCTTGGCTCGTTATTCTCTTTATCACCATGTACATGATGCCTGAGGATTTTCGTCTACCGGGCGGGATTGTAATACCGTTCCCGGGTTGGATGAAAGCAACGGTCGCTTTCGCACTTCCAGTAATGGGTAACATAAGCGAGATCGTCCGCGGCGCGGTTCGTTCCATTCCGTCAGGACAATGGGAATCGGCCGAAAGTCTTGGGTTTACCCGTGTTCAAACGCTTTGGAATATCATTCTGCCGCAGAGTTTCCGGCGTTCAATTCCGCCTTGGATGAACTGGTATGCGCTTCTCACTCTCTCTACTCCGATGGCATCGATTTTCAGCGTAAGAGAGTCTGTTGCCAATGCGCAGGCTGCAATGGAAGCGTCTGGCGGACGGCCGGAGTTTCTCTTTCCGTTCTACCTGTTCTTACTCTGTTTGTTCTTCGCGTACATCTATCCAATCGCGCTCCTGACAAGGAAACTGGAGAAAAGATATGCTGCCTAA
- a CDS encoding DUF2195 family protein: MQGLIYGAVSSALLCSAATAEDTGGVAFQNRLAACVTVKAAETETITNLVSVRTSFQLYKPIGDCGCFSARATYMSSVNIGGVREVLQQGVIVISKNATKSLVLASEPGLAANREIEVQLTCAGPT; the protein is encoded by the coding sequence ATGCAAGGTTTGATCTATGGCGCGGTTTCATCCGCATTGCTCTGCAGTGCGGCCACCGCCGAAGATACTGGCGGCGTTGCCTTTCAGAATAGACTGGCGGCATGCGTGACGGTCAAAGCCGCAGAAACTGAGACGATAACGAACCTGGTTTCAGTCAGAACCAGTTTTCAATTATACAAGCCAATTGGTGACTGCGGATGTTTCTCTGCGCGGGCAACCTATATGAGCAGCGTCAATATAGGAGGCGTGCGAGAAGTATTACAGCAAGGCGTTATCGTGATCAGTAAGAATGCAACAAAGTCGCTCGTTCTTGCGAGCGAACCTGGACTGGCCGCCAATCGGGAAATCGAGGTCCAGTTGACTTGCGCAGGTCCAACATAG
- a CDS encoding NAD(P)/FAD-dependent oxidoreductase, producing MREFALSRSLWRETSTPPLNCNTLEEDIAADVVIIGGGYTGLSAAITAIERGLKPVVLEAEEVGFGASGRNGGVVSTKYRVSLSTMAQAHGKEVAQRMNTLGHAAMDCVENYVERFQIRNANLSKTGNIRCAHNKAAFAMLVEEANTTRGVFGDTSITVLNANEVASETGSTRFFGGVLNSHAGIIHPLNYCRGLANAVLVGGGLIYENSPALRMIEEGSERRIYTKDGSVRCKQLLIATNAYSDITSVTNDVRKTIIPFRSAIISTEALPASVFDDILCNNRSYSETRRMMRWFRRSGDSILFGGRGAFGKNDSAAAYSTLAKAMYDTFPQLNGYRVTNRWSGLVAMTMDSLPQTGLINKDVAFSLGYNGTGIAMSSLLGRYAIDLLQGEKPDLALMQRQKPEGIPFFSMRAPAVRTVAAWYQLLDKIGR from the coding sequence ATGCGAGAATTCGCCCTATCTAGATCATTGTGGCGTGAGACTTCAACGCCACCCCTGAACTGCAATACACTGGAAGAGGATATTGCGGCCGACGTGGTCATCATCGGGGGTGGATATACTGGGTTATCTGCAGCAATAACAGCGATCGAACGTGGGTTGAAGCCTGTCGTCCTTGAAGCAGAAGAAGTCGGCTTCGGAGCCTCTGGAAGAAACGGCGGGGTGGTGTCGACGAAGTATCGTGTATCGCTAAGCACCATGGCGCAAGCTCACGGTAAGGAAGTCGCTCAACGCATGAACACGCTCGGTCATGCGGCGATGGATTGCGTTGAAAATTATGTCGAACGGTTTCAGATCCGAAATGCAAATCTTTCCAAAACGGGAAACATTCGCTGTGCGCATAACAAGGCCGCGTTCGCGATGCTCGTGGAAGAAGCAAATACGACCCGAGGCGTATTCGGCGATACGAGTATCACCGTACTTAATGCAAATGAAGTTGCGAGTGAGACGGGGAGCACGCGCTTCTTCGGAGGCGTTTTGAACTCCCATGCCGGCATCATTCATCCTCTCAATTACTGCCGAGGTTTGGCCAATGCAGTGCTCGTGGGCGGAGGCCTGATTTATGAGAACAGTCCTGCTCTTCGTATGATCGAAGAAGGTTCGGAAAGACGTATTTATACGAAAGATGGATCGGTCAGATGCAAACAACTTTTGATCGCAACGAATGCCTACTCTGACATCACCTCTGTTACCAATGATGTGCGAAAGACAATCATTCCGTTTAGAAGCGCAATCATCTCGACCGAAGCGCTGCCTGCCTCTGTTTTTGACGACATTCTTTGCAACAATCGGAGCTACAGCGAGACGCGCCGAATGATGCGCTGGTTCCGACGCAGCGGAGACTCCATTCTTTTTGGTGGGAGAGGCGCATTCGGCAAAAATGACTCTGCTGCCGCTTATTCGACCCTTGCCAAAGCAATGTATGACACCTTCCCGCAGTTGAACGGATACAGGGTCACCAATCGTTGGTCGGGGCTTGTCGCTATGACTATGGACAGCCTTCCTCAAACTGGACTGATAAACAAGGATGTTGCGTTTTCGCTCGGCTACAACGGAACCGGCATTGCAATGTCGAGTCTTCTTGGGCGCTACGCGATTGACCTGTTGCAAGGCGAAAAGCCCGATCTGGCGCTGATGCAGCGCCAGAAGCCAGAAGGCATTCCTTTTTTCTCGATGAGAGCGCCAGCCGTCCGGACAGTAGCAGCTTGGTATCAACTGCTGGATAAAATCGGACGCTAG
- a CDS encoding HAD-IA family hydrolase — MAFENFKVLTFDIVGTCIDFEKGILDGFRSAGGDAAKTLTDDQIFQPYLKARERFPGRASEVMRDVYLYAAKELGLSDDSAAGDKFHSHFFDFPAFEDSAEALKRLRRHFRLVAMTNYDRVGFSANANKLGNPFHDSVTADDAQYPKPDSRFFSYNLGRQSAFGFKQDEILHVAQSQYHDIGVARELGYKVCWIERRKGLEGFGGTPVPTVVTKPDFHFSTLRELADAVEGERQ, encoded by the coding sequence ATGGCCTTCGAAAATTTTAAAGTTCTGACTTTTGATATTGTGGGAACGTGTATCGACTTCGAGAAAGGTATTCTGGACGGTTTCCGCTCCGCAGGAGGAGATGCTGCAAAGACACTGACTGACGACCAGATTTTCCAGCCCTATCTCAAAGCGAGAGAAAGGTTTCCGGGACGTGCGAGTGAAGTCATGCGCGACGTTTATCTCTACGCTGCCAAGGAACTCGGACTGTCGGACGACAGCGCTGCGGGTGACAAGTTCCATAGCCATTTCTTTGACTTCCCCGCATTCGAGGATTCTGCTGAAGCCCTCAAACGATTGCGCAGACACTTCAGACTGGTTGCCATGACCAATTATGATCGGGTCGGCTTCAGCGCAAACGCGAACAAACTCGGCAATCCCTTTCATGACAGCGTCACTGCTGACGATGCCCAGTATCCGAAACCAGATTCGCGTTTCTTTTCCTACAACCTTGGGCGCCAATCGGCTTTCGGGTTCAAGCAGGATGAAATTCTGCACGTGGCCCAAAGCCAGTATCACGATATTGGCGTCGCTAGAGAACTTGGGTACAAGGTTTGCTGGATCGAGCGCCGAAAGGGTCTCGAGGGTTTTGGTGGAACACCAGTTCCCACGGTTGTAACGAAGCCGGATTTCCATTTTTCGACATTGAGGGAACTCGCTGATGCAGTCGAAGGTGAGAGACAATAA
- a CDS encoding preprotein translocase subunit SecY, whose protein sequence is MSKIISMSIDSLPPDRSATLLWQSVAPVTAAVIVVLVASQIPLPGIDTSVLAEQAIYSPNGALVRFSIFALGVMPLFTVLAHAEIAKLIFPPLARWQIASSGNAFRISVVIKSIVLLFTAIQGYGMMSALAAMDLVDGSPGATSVGIVSFVGTTAVLIWLNDMARFPNLGNGVWLLLAIPLLGALPVDLVTSIELTRFGAVSAMDWLIATPVILLAVWMIVVANTLLSGKGGEAAPTLSLAVLLWPPFLASTVAGYLFIVPLIFAPELFSDAPWLLNLAALALSALLIPLFVHGYYRLISVTQPEMACGEIRSILVAVAGVQILVCIGMGILRQATSFSFIPSGGMLIVCVTVLLAFRSLLDECSGVGA, encoded by the coding sequence TTGAGTAAGATAATCAGTATGAGTATTGATTCTCTACCGCCAGACAGATCGGCGACCTTGCTATGGCAATCAGTTGCACCGGTCACAGCAGCAGTCATCGTAGTTCTTGTCGCCTCGCAAATCCCCTTGCCTGGCATCGATACGTCTGTACTGGCCGAGCAGGCGATTTACTCTCCTAACGGTGCGCTGGTGCGTTTCTCAATCTTTGCGCTTGGGGTAATGCCGCTCTTCACTGTGCTTGCCCATGCGGAAATTGCGAAACTGATCTTTCCTCCTTTGGCGCGTTGGCAGATTGCCTCTTCGGGAAATGCTTTTCGGATTAGCGTAGTCATCAAGTCCATTGTCCTCCTTTTTACTGCCATCCAGGGATACGGCATGATGAGCGCACTGGCGGCCATGGACCTCGTGGATGGATCTCCTGGAGCGACGAGTGTCGGAATCGTGTCATTCGTCGGCACTACCGCAGTGCTGATCTGGCTAAACGACATGGCGCGCTTCCCCAATTTGGGCAATGGCGTCTGGTTGCTTCTGGCGATCCCGCTTCTCGGCGCATTACCGGTTGATCTCGTCACATCAATCGAACTGACGCGCTTTGGCGCGGTTTCTGCCATGGACTGGCTGATCGCCACCCCTGTCATCCTTCTGGCTGTTTGGATGATCGTTGTCGCCAACACACTGTTATCAGGAAAGGGTGGTGAAGCAGCGCCAACACTTTCGCTGGCGGTTCTGCTCTGGCCGCCATTTCTCGCCAGTACCGTTGCCGGCTATTTGTTCATCGTCCCGCTGATCTTCGCTCCGGAATTGTTTTCCGACGCGCCCTGGCTGCTGAACTTGGCGGCTCTGGCACTGTCCGCCCTCCTCATCCCGCTTTTCGTCCACGGCTATTATCGGCTCATTTCAGTCACTCAGCCTGAGATGGCGTGTGGCGAAATCAGATCGATCCTAGTTGCGGTCGCCGGCGTTCAAATCCTGGTATGTATAGGAATGGGCATTCTGAGACAGGCTACATCTTTTTCGTTCATTCCCAGTGGCGGGATGCTGATCGTTTGCGTCACGGTCCTGCTCGCTTTCAGATCGTTGCTGGACGAATGCTCCGGGGTGGGCGCGTGA
- a CDS encoding LysR family transcriptional regulator: MSHIRRLLPSLNALVAFEAAVRCGTFANAARELGVTSPAVSRTIGRLELHLGMQLFKRTPTGAELTEHGGDLFAEVSKSFSNIERVLTGIRQIAQTKRRTVRISVSGAFATHWFMPRMNKFQVAFPDVEIQWQLIIGPLDCPVSDADIAMRFDPKVDDRHRVYPLMPELLMPVRSPAFDLNSTQSRSGLNQVITLSGSQFRWADLYSGDALKEIARELQFSDYNVVVQAALMGQGNAIGWLSVVSTLLANGSLVPSHSVVVTTGRRCDLVTSIKPNEFVIDDICDWIVDEYRRDVREINKTYEGLIEEF, from the coding sequence ATGTCACACATTCGACGGCTTCTTCCATCCCTCAACGCACTTGTCGCTTTCGAGGCAGCGGTCCGGTGCGGAACATTTGCAAACGCAGCCCGCGAGCTCGGAGTAACAAGTCCCGCCGTTAGCCGGACTATCGGACGATTGGAGCTGCATCTAGGTATGCAGCTTTTCAAGCGAACTCCAACGGGAGCAGAACTAACGGAACATGGGGGGGATCTCTTTGCTGAAGTCTCTAAAAGCTTTTCCAATATAGAACGTGTTTTAACCGGGATAAGGCAAATCGCACAAACGAAGCGACGGACGGTGCGAATATCGGTCTCAGGAGCTTTCGCAACGCATTGGTTTATGCCGAGGATGAATAAGTTTCAGGTAGCATTTCCAGATGTAGAGATTCAGTGGCAATTGATCATTGGTCCACTCGATTGTCCGGTTAGCGACGCCGATATCGCGATGCGGTTCGATCCGAAAGTGGATGATCGGCATCGAGTTTACCCTCTTATGCCAGAGCTTCTGATGCCTGTGCGATCTCCTGCGTTCGACTTAAATTCTACACAATCCCGGTCGGGTTTGAATCAGGTGATTACCCTCAGTGGGTCGCAGTTCAGATGGGCTGATTTGTATTCTGGAGATGCGCTCAAAGAGATAGCGCGGGAGCTTCAGTTCTCCGATTACAATGTCGTTGTTCAGGCCGCACTTATGGGACAAGGCAATGCTATCGGCTGGCTAAGTGTCGTGTCGACGTTGCTAGCTAACGGTTCGCTGGTTCCGTCGCATTCAGTTGTGGTTACAACCGGAAGACGTTGTGATTTGGTGACTTCAATTAAACCGAACGAATTCGTCATTGACGATATTTGCGACTGGATCGTGGATGAATATCGGCGGGATGTGAGAGAGATAAACAAGACTTACGAAGGATTGATTGAGGAGTTTTGA
- a CDS encoding amino acid ABC transporter ATP-binding protein, with protein sequence MLPKKNIDARPLVSLKDVHKAYGDLEVIKGISLDVRKGEVICIIGPSGSGKSTLIRCINGLSPVQKGSIIVDGQEVNDPKLDKLALRRKVGIVFQQYNLFPHKTVLQNVMMAPIKVLREPKQEVEERARSLIAKVRLTGKENQYPGQLSGGQQQRVAIARSLAMRPDVMLFDEVTAALDPETVKEVLATIKELASDGMTCILVTHEMGFAREVADHIYFTDRGVIVEHAPPKEFFTSAKDPRTQQFLSQIF encoded by the coding sequence ATGCTGCCTAAAAAGAACATCGATGCGCGCCCTCTGGTTTCTTTAAAGGACGTGCACAAGGCATATGGCGATCTGGAAGTTATCAAGGGGATCAGCCTTGACGTTCGAAAAGGTGAGGTGATCTGCATCATAGGCCCGTCTGGATCGGGTAAATCCACTCTTATTCGTTGCATCAATGGTCTAAGCCCAGTGCAAAAGGGATCGATAATCGTTGACGGACAGGAGGTGAATGACCCGAAGCTCGACAAACTCGCATTGCGGCGAAAAGTTGGAATAGTCTTTCAGCAGTACAATCTGTTTCCGCATAAGACAGTCTTGCAGAACGTGATGATGGCACCGATCAAGGTTCTGCGCGAGCCGAAACAGGAAGTTGAGGAACGAGCGCGCTCCTTGATTGCAAAAGTTCGGCTTACCGGCAAGGAAAACCAGTATCCGGGTCAGTTGTCAGGTGGCCAGCAGCAACGTGTGGCCATCGCGCGAAGTCTGGCCATGCGTCCTGACGTTATGCTTTTCGACGAAGTTACCGCAGCGCTCGATCCCGAGACTGTTAAGGAAGTGTTGGCGACTATAAAAGAACTCGCGTCCGACGGGATGACTTGTATTCTGGTTACCCATGAAATGGGCTTTGCACGCGAAGTGGCCGATCACATATACTTCACAGATCGAGGCGTTATCGTAGAACATGCACCGCCGAAAGAGTTCTTTACCTCAGCAAAGGATCCTCGGACCCAACAGTTCTTAAGTCAGATATTCTAA